The window AACTTCAAGAAAGATTCCCGAATCCTGATGGAATTGTCAAAGAAAACTATCCGCACATAGTAAAACTTTGTTTTGATTACACCCAATTAGCCGCTTGTTCTAATTCAAATGCTAATTCCAATAAAGTTTTATCGTGTCCTAAGCCAGCGAAAAATTGCATTCCCAAAGGTAGACCTTCCTTGCTCATTCCAAGAGGAAGGCTAATGGCGGGACCACCGGAGATATTATGAATTGGGGTAAAAGGAACAAATTCTTTTAATCTTTCATAAGCAAGATGAAATTCTACATCAGTAGTGGACAAATATCCAATCTTTGGAGCAGGATGAGCAATCGTAGGACAAAGTATAACATCAAAGTTTTGAAATAGTTTTTCATACTCTCCAAAGAAATGTCTTAATCGATGAAATAGAATGGGGGATTTGAATATATGCTTAAAATAATGTTTCCCAATTTCTTTCGTCCAGTATTCTAACTTTTCATTGTTAAATTTATTATCTACAATCAATCCTCCCATATGACTAAATAAAAAAGCAAGCATTCCCCAATACAGAAAAAAATCATCGCCTACTTGCTTGCCAAAAGGACAAGGAATTTCTTCCACGGAATGTTTTAAATTCTCACATAGTTTTGCAGTGCGATCAACTGTTGCAACGACTTCTAGATGAACAGGTTTATTAAATGGTATGGATTTAAAGAATCCAATTTTTAGTCTTCTTTGGGAAGGATGCTCTACTAGTCCGATTGGAGGAAGCTTTTTGTTTTGATAAAATTTTTCTGCTTCAAAATAAAATTGAGCTGTATCTCTGACTGTGCGACTAACGACTCCCTGACACACGATGTTCACGGGTAAA is drawn from Leptospiraceae bacterium and contains these coding sequences:
- a CDS encoding amidase; protein product: MISAFCNDIMGKKDAVELAKLISKKEIKAEEILEASIQRAEKVNPFLNAIITKTYDLARKNSKTPSEGFFSGIPTFIKDNEDVMGVPTSYGSLAVHKSEAKKNSKLVQQMSALGFVSLGKSALCEFGLTATTESLLNGSTRNPWNTEHSTGGSSGGAAALVASGVVPIAHANDGGGSIRIPAACCGLVGLKPSRDRLMREDALSSLPVNIVCQGVVSRTVRDTAQFYFEAEKFYQNKKLPPIGLVEHPSQRRLKIGFFKSIPFNKPVHLEVVATVDRTAKLCENLKHSVEEIPCPFGKQVGDDFFLYWGMLAFLFSHMGGLIVDNKFNNEKLEYWTKEIGKHYFKHIFKSPILFHRLRHFFGEYEKLFQNFDVILCPTIAHPAPKIGYLSTTDVEFHLAYERLKEFVPFTPIHNISGGPAISLPLGMSKEGLPLGMQFFAGLGHDKTLLELAFELEQAANWV